Part of the Streptomyces sp. NBC_01353 genome, CTCGCTGACGGCGGCGCGCAGCACGTCGACGAGCGGGACCGCTCCGGGGTGGCCGTGGACGTGCTCGTGGCCGGCGAGGACCAGGAGGTTCTCGCTGTGGCGGCGCATGACGGTCGCCATGTGGTCGAGCTTGAAGAGGGTGGCCAGCCGGTCCGGATCCTGCTCGCGCTCCTCCAGCTTCTCGATGACCCCGAGCTGACGCTCCACCAGACCGAGGCTGCGCAGCGAGAGGTTGACGAAGGTGTGGTGGACGGTGTGCCGGAGCCGTTCGAGTTCGGCGGTGAGGAGGGCGGTGTGGCCCTGGAGCTCGGCGCGCTGGGCGGCCAGCTCGGCGGTGAGGGCCTCGCCGGCTCCGGCCAGGTCGGCGCGCTCGCTGTCGAGCCGCTCGGTGCGCCGTGCGAGGTCGGCCAGCTTGCCCTGGAGGGTGTTGAGGGACCGTACGACCTGGGCGAACTCGTCGTTGCGGCCGGTGAAGCGGATCGGCTCCTCGGCCTCCGGGGCGGCGGCGAGCCGCGCGGCGCCGATGCGGACCACGGCGAGCGGGCGGGTGAGGGTGCGGGCGACGAAGGTGGAGATGCCGATCGCCACCAGCAGACAGCCGCCCAGGAAGGCGATGCGTAGTTCGAGGGCGGTGACGTCGTCGTCGCGGAGCTGGGCGAGGCGTGCCACCTGTTCGGTGGAGAGCGTCGACTCGACGCCGCGCATCTGCTCGATACGGGCGGAGAGCGCGGCCTCCAGCTTCTCGGGGTCGGTGTCGCGCTCGGACGTGCTGAGCGTCGGCTGGTCGGTGAGCCCGGTCAGGTAGCGCTCGGCGCTCTTGACGTCCGGACCCGTCACGGTGCCTGCGAGGGAGTCCCTCCCGGCGGCCGTGGCGGCCTGGTCGAAGTCGGCGAGGGAGCCCAGTTCGCGGACCCGGGCCTGCTGGGCGGCGGCGGTCAGCGCGTTCCGGGCCCGGTCGGCCTCGTCCGCGCCCTCGGCCTCGTCGGGCACGTAGGTGCCGGTGTCCGGGTCGTAGTGCGTGGTGCCGGGGGCCTCGGGTTGGGGGACGGCGAGGGCGGCGAGGAGCAGTCCGCGGGTCGCCGACGCCTGCTCGACGGCGCGGCCGAGGGCGGCGGGGGCCCGGGTGGCCTCGGCGGCGCGGGCGGGGGTCTGCTCGGCGAGCTCGTCGGCAAGGTCCTGGAGCTTGGTGATGATGTCCGAATACGCCTTGTGCGCTTCCAGGGCGGTGCCCTTGCCGGTGAGCGCGGTGCGGCGGACGGCCGGCAGGTCCGCCAGGTCCCTGCGCAGTTCGGCGGAGGCGGCGGGCTTGATCTCGTCGATCTGCCGGTCGACCCGGGTGGACCCGGCGCTGGTGACCTGCCGCTTCTTCTTGCCGGTGCCCTGCTGCTCGTCCCGGCCCGCGGCGATGTACGCGACGACCTCGTCGCGTTCGTCGGCGAGCGAGTGGGCGAGGGTGACGGCCTGGCGGTCGAGTTCGGCGAGGGTGACCAGGTTCTGGGAGTCGGTCAGTTCGCCGGAGACGGTGAGGATCGCGGGGGCGCCGGCGGCGAGGACGGTGACGCCGACGAGGGCGACGCCGGCGACCAGCCGGTTCCGGACGCGCTTGGGACGGCCCACGGGGACGCCGGTGGTGCCGTCTGCTTCGGGGCCCGTTGCTCCGCTCGTGGTCAGCGGGTCGCCGGGGCTCTGGCTCCGCGTGCCGTTGTTGCTCCGAGGCCGCTTCTTCTGCACCGGTGCTCGCATTCTCGACTCGTCCACCCATGAAGCAGAGGTGACGACCGGTCACATCTCAGAGCGCCCCCACCCCTGGTACGGCTTCCGACCATTCCAGCGCTTTTGGGAAGGGGGACTCGCATCGGCCGCTCCGCCACCCGAACGAGTGAACAACACTCATGAGTTGGCGAACAACTTCGCGCGAGGGCCTTCACAGGCTTGTGCGGTGTGCCGGTTGGATCTTCCGTGCGGGCTTTGGCAGGATGCCCGCCCGCAGCTTCCCGGAGGACTTCCTTCCGCCTCATGCCCGCCCCTTGGAGGGTTGGTACAGGCCAGATCCGGCCATCTGGAGGCGCAGTGAAGGAGTGATGCAGGCTTCCCGGCGTCGGGGCAGACTGGGGATCATGCGCACCGAAGCGACCACCCTCCCCGGCAGCCCCGAACGCCCTAATGAGGACTGGGTGGCGACGGCTCTCCCCGGGTACGGAGGGGGCGGGACGGTCGTGGTGCTCGACGGGGTCACACCACCGGCCGGCGACGACGGCTGTGTGCACGACGTGCCCTGGTTCACCGCTCGACTCGGTGGGGCTTTGACCGAACTGTCCGCTTCGCGCCCCGACATGACACTGTCCGAGATCCTGGCCTTGGCAATCCGGCGCACCGCGGACACCCACCGGGACACCTGTGACCTTTCTCACGTGCGTACTCCCCAGGCGACGGTCGCGATGGCCCGCTGGAACGCGACCTCGGTCGAGCATCTGGTCCTCTCGGACTCCGCGCTGCTCCTCGAGGCGCCGGACGGCTCGGTACGGGCGGTGCTCGACGATCGTCTGGACCGGATCCCGGACGAGATCCGTCGCTCCCTGGCGGCGACGGACCGTCTGCGCAACCAGGAGGGCGGCTTCTTCACGGCGGCGGCGGACCCGGAGGTGGCGCGGCGCGCGGTGACGGGGACGAGTCCCCGGGCGGCGGTACGAGCCCTGGCGGCGCTCACCGACGGGGCGACGCGATGGGTGGACCTGTTCGCGGAGGGCGACTGGACGGACTGCTTCGAGGTGCTCAGGAAGGAGGGCCCGCACGGCCTGCTCGCGCGGGTCCGTGCACGGGAGGCGGCGGACGAGGCGGCGGGCGGCGCCACCCGCTGGAAGCGCCACGACGACGCGACGGCCGCCTACGCCCTTCTTTGAGGGCCCCTCAGCTCTCCGCGCGGGCGTTCAGCTGGTGGAGCAGGCGGGCCAGTTCGGCGACCTCGCCGCGGTCCCAGTCCGCGAGCTTGCGGACGTACCGCCCGCGCCGTGCGTCCCGTACGCGCCGGAAGCGGTTGCGGCCCTCCTCCGTCAGCCGGACGAGCGAGGCACGCCCGTCGGCCGGGTCGGGGTCGCGGGCGACGAGGCCGAGCTCCTCCAGGGCGCGCAGCTGGCGGCTCATCGTCGCCTTGCCGACGCCGAAGTAGCCCGCGAGGTCGGTGGCGCGCTGCGGGCCGGCGTCGTCGAGCCGTACGAACAGGCCGTAGGCGGCGGGCTCCAGTTCGGGGTGGACCTCGCGGGCCATCTCGCCGGACTGGGAGCGGGCGCGGCGCAGAAAGACCGCCAGTTCGCGTTCCAGGGCGAGGAATTCCTGGTCCACACCACTCCGCGTCGACGACCCGGTGGGCTCGCCTTCACTCCCCGTACCGCTTCCGTGCACGTCAGCACCCCTCGCACGCTTTCCGGTCGCTGAAAGTTTCTTTCGGCCGCGGCCATCGCCGCAGCTCCCCCAGTATTTCGCAGGCGTAGACCAACGGCAGCACCCAGGCCCCCTTCCGTCGGGCCGGTCTACGTGCGTAGCGTCTTCCCCAGCGGCTTCGCTGACATGTCCACACCAGGTCATGTCTCACCCCCACCGCCTTTCGGAGGCACGCAATGCCCGTGCACAGATCCGGAAAGACCCTCGCCGGCGTCGCCCTCGCGGCCCTGGCCCTCCTTCTGCCCCTCTCCCTCCCCGGTGCGGCGAACGCGGCCGACACCGAGGCCGTGCCCCCACGCGGCTCCGCCCACATGGGAATGGGCGTCATCGAGCACGACGGCCAGAGCGGCACACCCGGCACGCCCCGGGCCGTCCAGACAGAAGGTGTGGACGTCTCCAGCCACCAGGGGAACGTGGCCTGGTCGACCCTGTGGAACAGCGGGGTGAAGTGGGCCTACGTCAAGGCGACGGAGGGCACCTACTACAAGAATCCCTACTTCGCGCAGCAATACAACGGCTCGTACAACGTCGGCATGATCCGCGGCGCGTACCACTTCGCCACCCCGGACACGACGACGGGCACGGCGCAGGCCGACTACTTCGTCAACAACGGCGGCGGCTGGTCCAAGGACGGCAGGACGCTGCCGGGCGCGCTGGACATCGAGTGGAACCCCTACGGAGCGACCTGTTACGGCAAGTCGCAGTCCGCGATGGTCACGTGGATCCGGGACTTCCTCAACCGCTACAAGGCCCGGACCGGCCGTGACGCCGTGATCTACACGGCGACGAGCTGGTGGACGCAGTGCACAGGCAACTACGCGGGCTTCGGCGCGAGCAACCCGCTGTGGATCGCGCGGTACGCGTCGACGGTCGGCACGCTCCCGGCCGGCTGGCCGTACTACACGATGTGGCAGTACACCTCGACCGGCCCGACGGTCGGCGACCACAACCACTTCAACGGCGACCTCTCGCGGGTCCAGGCGCTGGCGAACGGCTGAGCCGAGCCCCGTCTCCCGCGGAATCCGCCGCAACGACTTCGGCCCCGCATCCTGCCCGGTGGGCAAGGTGCGGGGCCGGAGCCATGCACGGGTCCGTACGGTGTCGGCCACTTCGCCTTTCTGCGCCCGCCCCCTTGCCCATTGGTATGGACCAATGCGAGGCTCGGAGCGACGCGTACGGCATTCAACTTCCGTATGCGGCCCGCTCGTTGCTCGTCCCGTACTCCCCCACGCACGAGAGAGAGCCCCGCCATGCCCTCGCACCGTCGCACCGCAGCAGCCGTCACTCTGTCCGCGGCCGCGCTGATCCCCCTCACCCCCTCCACCGCCGGAGCCCACGGCGCCGTCTTCAACCCGGTGAGCCGGGTGGCGGCCTGTTACGCGGAAGGCCCCGAGACGCCGAAGTCGCAGGTGTGCAAGGACCTGGTGGCCGACTCCGGCACCCAGCCGCTGTACGACTGGAACGAGGTGAACATCGCCAACGCGGACGGACAGCACCAGCTGCTCATCCCGGACGGCAAGCTCTGCTCGGCCAACCGCGAGAAGTACCGGGCGCTCGACTGGGCCCGCACGGACTGGCCGGCCACGGCGGTCGGGGCCGGTTCCTTCGACTTCAAGGTACGGGTGACGGCGCCGCACTCCGGCACGATGACGGTCTACATCACCAAGCAGGGCTTCGACCCGACCCAGCCCCTGAAGTGGTCGGACCTGGACGCGACGCCCGTGGCCACCTACGCCACCGCCCGCACGGCGACCGACGGCTTCTACAACTTCACCGGCACCCTGCCGGCCCGCACCGGCCGCCACATCGTCTACAAGGTCTGGCAGCGCAACGACAGCCCGGAGGCCTTCTACAGCTGCTCGGACGTCACCTTCGGCGGTGGTGCGACGGCGGCCTCGGCCCCGAGCGAGGCGAAGATCGCCGCGGGCGCCGACCGCTCCACGGTGAGCCACGCGGGCCACGGCGGCGACGAACAGGCCCCCGCCCTCTCCGCCGAATCCGCGCGGACGCCCTCCTCCCCACTCCCCCTGGCCCTCGCGGGCGCGGGAGCCCTGGCGGCCTTCGGAGCGGGCAGCCTGCTGCTGGCGCGGCGCCGGAACGGCTGACGTACGGGCAGGCCCGAGGCACGACGAAGTGGGGTGCCCCATGAAGGGCACCCCACTTCGTCGCGAGGAACTCAGGCCGCCACGCTCACCGCGACCTCCGCCGGGGCCAGGGCGATCTCCAGGACCTGGCGGACGTCCGTGACCGGGTGGACCTCCAGCTTCTCCAGAATCTCCGCCGGGACGTCGTCCAGGTCGGCCTCGTTGCGCTTCGGGATCACGACCGTCGTGATGCCCGCCCGGTGGGCCGCCAGGAGCTTCTGCTTCAGGCCACCGATCGGAAGGACCCGGCCGGTCAGGGAGACCTCGCCGGTCATCGCCACGTCCGTGCGGACCAGGCGGCCGGAGAGCAGCGAGGCCAGTGCGGTCGTCATCGTGATGCCCGCGCTCGGGCCGTCCTTCGGGACCGCGCCCGCCGGGAAGTGGATGTGCGCGCCCCGGTCCTTCAGGCCGGTCACGGGCAGCTCCAGCTCCGCGCCGTGCGAGCGGAGGAAGGAGAGCGCGATCTGCGCGGACTCCTTCATCACGTCGCCCAGCTGGCCGGTGAGGGTGAGACCGGCCGCGCCGGTCTCCGGGTCGGCGAGCGAAGCCTCGACGAAGAGCACGTCGCCGCCGGCGCCGGTGACCGCGAGTCCGGTCGCCACGCCCGGCACCGCGGTGCGCCGCTCGGCCGGGTCCTGGGCGGACTCCGGCACGTGGTGCGGGCGGCCGATCAGCCCGCGCAGATCGTCCACACCGACCGTGAACGGCAGCTCCCGGTCGCCCAGTTCGTGCTGCGCCGCGACCTTCCGCAGCAGCCGTGCGATGGACCGCTCCAGGTTCCGTACTCCCGCCTCCCGGGTGTACTCCCCCGCCAGCTTCCGCAGCGACACGTCCTCCAGGACCACCTCGCCCGGCTCCAGACCCGC contains:
- a CDS encoding nitrate- and nitrite sensing domain-containing protein, with the translated sequence MRAPVQKKRPRSNNGTRSQSPGDPLTTSGATGPEADGTTGVPVGRPKRVRNRLVAGVALVGVTVLAAGAPAILTVSGELTDSQNLVTLAELDRQAVTLAHSLADERDEVVAYIAAGRDEQQGTGKKKRQVTSAGSTRVDRQIDEIKPAASAELRRDLADLPAVRRTALTGKGTALEAHKAYSDIITKLQDLADELAEQTPARAAEATRAPAALGRAVEQASATRGLLLAALAVPQPEAPGTTHYDPDTGTYVPDEAEGADEADRARNALTAAAQQARVRELGSLADFDQAATAAGRDSLAGTVTGPDVKSAERYLTGLTDQPTLSTSERDTDPEKLEAALSARIEQMRGVESTLSTEQVARLAQLRDDDVTALELRIAFLGGCLLVAIGISTFVARTLTRPLAVVRIGAARLAAAPEAEEPIRFTGRNDEFAQVVRSLNTLQGKLADLARRTERLDSERADLAGAGEALTAELAAQRAELQGHTALLTAELERLRHTVHHTFVNLSLRSLGLVERQLGVIEKLEEREQDPDRLATLFKLDHMATVMRRHSENLLVLAGHEHVHGHPGAVPLVDVLRAAVSEIERYERITIQSLPPHAQIAGFAADDLSHLVAELLENATSFSPPDAQVQLSGWLLESGEVMLSVQDEGIGMTESRLAELNARLAEADPADIAGEGLGIRVTALLAARHGVRVQLREQKQGGIAAVIVLPLPLLPTAPPTAVPPAVPVAGSAPTLNLPGSVAEANSNALPSRTRDPLVEAAEQAFAEAQTAAEAAAQTTPEAPETEAPEADAPETDELEVEAPEQTPAPTAAEPEPELAVAETTLQVRLPDPPPEPDTHERAAEEPEPVAQRLTDKGLPKRTPQIVRQADAPAAPRTGGVDAEELRRRLGGFHRGAQEGRRDVEAEIEAVQTQTAGTEEKTGDTVEEARS
- a CDS encoding MarR family transcriptional regulator, giving the protein MHGSGTGSEGEPTGSSTRSGVDQEFLALERELAVFLRRARSQSGEMAREVHPELEPAAYGLFVRLDDAGPQRATDLAGYFGVGKATMSRQLRALEELGLVARDPDPADGRASLVRLTEEGRNRFRRVRDARRGRYVRKLADWDRGEVAELARLLHQLNARAES
- a CDS encoding lysozyme codes for the protein MPVHRSGKTLAGVALAALALLLPLSLPGAANAADTEAVPPRGSAHMGMGVIEHDGQSGTPGTPRAVQTEGVDVSSHQGNVAWSTLWNSGVKWAYVKATEGTYYKNPYFAQQYNGSYNVGMIRGAYHFATPDTTTGTAQADYFVNNGGGWSKDGRTLPGALDIEWNPYGATCYGKSQSAMVTWIRDFLNRYKARTGRDAVIYTATSWWTQCTGNYAGFGASNPLWIARYASTVGTLPAGWPYYTMWQYTSTGPTVGDHNHFNGDLSRVQALANG
- a CDS encoding lytic polysaccharide monooxygenase, whose protein sequence is MPSHRRTAAAVTLSAAALIPLTPSTAGAHGAVFNPVSRVAACYAEGPETPKSQVCKDLVADSGTQPLYDWNEVNIANADGQHQLLIPDGKLCSANREKYRALDWARTDWPATAVGAGSFDFKVRVTAPHSGTMTVYITKQGFDPTQPLKWSDLDATPVATYATARTATDGFYNFTGTLPARTGRHIVYKVWQRNDSPEAFYSCSDVTFGGGATAASAPSEAKIAAGADRSTVSHAGHGGDEQAPALSAESARTPSSPLPLALAGAGALAAFGAGSLLLARRRNG